One Candidatus Thermodiscus eudorianus DNA segment encodes these proteins:
- a CDS encoding PIN domain-containing protein, producing the protein GRYTEMLHEFDITVLRDHAEPKELLEAMRIYRLTPSDAIIALTCKHRGIDTILTFDEDFKRIPWLKVIP; encoded by the coding sequence GGGAGATACACTGAGATGCTCCACGAATTCGACATAACGGTCTTGAGAGATCATGCAGAACCCAAGGAGCTACTAGAAGCCATGAGAATATACAGGCTAACCCCAAGCGACGCTATTATAGCCTTAACCTGCAAGCATAGAGGCATAGATACCATCCTTACTTTTGATGAGGATTTTAAAAGAATACCTTGGCTGAA